A window of Phyllobacterium sp. T1293 contains these coding sequences:
- a CDS encoding tripartite tricarboxylate transporter permease: MDLLNNLVLGFVTAASPWNLFFCFIGVILGTLIGVLPGIGATATIAMLLPITFQLEPVSSLIMLAGIYYGAQYGGSTTAILINMPGESSSAVTAIDGYQMARKGRAGAALAIAAIGSFFAGTVSTFLVAVFAPPLTIIALKFGSAEYFSLMIVGLVSSIALAHGSVVKALGMVVLGLLLGLVGTDIYTGTPRFNLGILELSDGLNFVAVAVGVFGIAEILRNLENEHDREVMIKKVTNLWPTRQDWKEMTAPILRGTAIGSALGILPGGGAILASFASYTVEKRMSKTPEEFGKGAIAGVAGPESANNAGAQTSFIPMLTLGIPANPVMALMIGAMIIQGIVPGPNVATEQPALFWGIIASMWIGNLMLILLNLPLIGLWVKLLTIPYYMLFPAIIAFCAIGVYSVNSNVFDLFAVAFFGLIGYVLAKLRCEPAPLLLGFVLGPLLEEHLRRAMIMSRGDPSTFVTRPISLSLLLLAAAVLVVVLLPSIRKKRDEVFVEEV, encoded by the coding sequence ATGGATCTTTTGAACAATCTCGTCCTCGGTTTCGTGACCGCCGCCTCGCCGTGGAACCTGTTCTTCTGCTTTATCGGCGTCATCCTTGGCACACTGATTGGCGTGCTGCCCGGTATCGGCGCAACGGCCACAATCGCCATGCTGTTGCCGATAACCTTTCAGCTTGAGCCGGTTTCGTCCCTGATCATGCTCGCTGGCATCTATTACGGCGCGCAATATGGCGGATCGACCACCGCAATCCTCATCAATATGCCGGGGGAGTCGTCTTCTGCAGTTACTGCTATCGATGGCTACCAGATGGCGCGAAAAGGCCGGGCCGGTGCGGCTCTCGCCATTGCAGCCATTGGCTCCTTTTTTGCCGGAACGGTCTCGACCTTTCTCGTTGCGGTCTTCGCGCCGCCACTGACCATTATTGCCTTGAAGTTCGGATCAGCTGAATATTTTTCACTGATGATTGTCGGCCTTGTCTCCTCCATCGCCCTCGCCCATGGCTCCGTGGTCAAGGCGCTCGGGATGGTGGTTCTTGGCCTGCTGCTGGGGCTCGTCGGCACCGATATCTATACGGGAACGCCACGTTTCAATCTCGGCATTCTTGAACTATCCGATGGGCTCAACTTTGTCGCGGTTGCTGTGGGTGTATTCGGCATTGCCGAAATCCTGCGCAATCTCGAAAACGAGCATGACCGTGAGGTTATGATCAAGAAAGTCACCAATCTCTGGCCAACGCGGCAAGACTGGAAGGAAATGACAGCGCCGATCCTGCGCGGGACGGCCATAGGCTCAGCCCTTGGCATCCTGCCCGGCGGCGGCGCGATCCTCGCTTCCTTCGCCTCCTATACGGTTGAAAAGCGCATGTCGAAAACCCCGGAGGAATTCGGCAAGGGTGCCATTGCGGGTGTTGCCGGTCCGGAATCCGCCAACAATGCCGGTGCGCAGACATCATTTATCCCAATGCTGACGCTTGGCATCCCCGCCAACCCCGTCATGGCACTGATGATCGGTGCAATGATCATTCAGGGCATTGTCCCCGGCCCCAATGTGGCGACGGAGCAGCCTGCCCTGTTCTGGGGCATCATCGCTTCCATGTGGATCGGCAATCTGATGCTCATCCTGCTCAACCTGCCGCTGATCGGCCTGTGGGTGAAGCTGCTGACGATCCCCTATTACATGCTGTTCCCGGCGATCATCGCCTTTTGCGCGATTGGCGTTTACAGCGTCAACTCAAACGTGTTCGACCTGTTTGCCGTCGCCTTCTTCGGCCTGATTGGCTATGTCCTCGCCAAACTGCGCTGTGAACCGGCGCCGTTGCTGCTGGGCTTTGTTCTTGGACCGCTGCTTGAGGAACATCTGCGCCGCGCCATGATCATGTCACGCGGCGATCCATCGACCTTCGTCACCCGCCCGATCAGCCTGTCGCTGCTGCTGCTTGCAGCTGCAGTGCTGGTGGTTGTGCTGCTGCCGAGCATCCGCAAGAAACGCGACGAGGTGTTTGTCGAGGAAGTATGA
- a CDS encoding tripartite tricarboxylate transporter TctB family protein, producing the protein MKSLSFSSRDLICGLLFIAAGLVFAIQAYGLELGTAFRMGPGYFPLVLACILIVLGVIVIIQGTQLEHEPMGPIAWRGILFILPAPVIFGLTVRGLGFVPALFITGLWAAFASVKMKPGLALILVGGLTLFSVIVFSYALGLPFRRFGPWLGL; encoded by the coding sequence ATGAAATCGTTGAGTTTCAGTTCACGCGATCTGATTTGCGGGCTTCTGTTCATTGCAGCGGGCCTTGTTTTCGCCATTCAGGCTTACGGGCTTGAGCTTGGCACGGCATTCCGCATGGGTCCGGGCTATTTTCCGCTCGTCCTTGCCTGCATTTTGATCGTGCTGGGTGTCATCGTTATCATTCAGGGAACACAGCTCGAACATGAGCCAATGGGCCCAATCGCCTGGCGCGGCATTCTTTTCATCCTGCCTGCACCGGTTATTTTTGGTTTAACGGTACGTGGGCTCGGCTTTGTGCCCGCGCTGTTCATAACCGGCCTCTGGGCCGCTTTTGCCAGCGTCAAGATGAAACCGGGTCTGGCACTCATTCTGGTGGGGGGACTGACGTTATTTTCCGTGATCGTTTTCAGCTACGCGCTCGGACTGCCCTTCAGGCGGTTCGGTCCATGGCTCGGACTGTGA
- a CDS encoding tripartite tricarboxylate transporter substrate binding protein BugD, with protein MRGLSISFAATAAIALLSTGAYAAGYPERNITMVVPFSAGGPTDTVTRLVAESMSKDLGQQIIVENVGGAGGTLGASQVAKADADGYTLLLHHIGMATSATLYRKLPYDTLNAFEYVGLVTDVPMTVVAKKDFEAKDLKGLVDYVKANADKVSLANAGIGAASHLCGMLFMSEIKTPLVTVPYKGTGPAMTDLLGGQVDLMCDQTTNTTKQIKGGTIKAYAVTSAKRLAALPDVPTVAEAGLPGLEVGIWHGIYAPKGTPKDVTEKLSASLQKALKDPNIIARFAELGTVPVSDAEATPAGLKSKLESEVTRWKPVIEAAGQYAD; from the coding sequence ATGCGCGGACTCTCAATCTCATTTGCGGCCACGGCTGCCATCGCCCTGCTTTCGACCGGCGCTTATGCGGCTGGTTATCCGGAGCGAAATATCACGATGGTTGTACCGTTCTCGGCTGGCGGACCAACTGACACGGTGACGCGTCTTGTGGCCGAATCCATGTCAAAAGACCTCGGTCAGCAGATCATCGTTGAAAATGTCGGCGGTGCCGGTGGCACGCTTGGTGCATCGCAAGTGGCCAAGGCGGATGCTGACGGTTACACGCTGCTGTTGCATCACATCGGCATGGCTACCAGCGCGACGCTCTATCGCAAACTGCCCTACGACACCCTCAATGCCTTTGAATATGTCGGGCTTGTTACGGATGTTCCCATGACCGTTGTCGCCAAGAAGGATTTTGAGGCAAAAGATCTCAAAGGTCTGGTTGATTACGTGAAAGCCAATGCTGACAAGGTCAGTCTCGCCAATGCCGGTATTGGCGCGGCATCGCATCTGTGCGGCATGCTGTTCATGAGCGAAATCAAGACGCCGCTGGTAACAGTTCCCTATAAGGGCACGGGTCCTGCCATGACGGACCTTCTGGGCGGACAGGTCGACCTGATGTGCGACCAGACAACAAACACGACCAAGCAGATCAAGGGCGGCACCATCAAAGCCTATGCCGTGACATCGGCCAAGCGCCTTGCCGCTCTGCCTGATGTCCCAACCGTGGCCGAGGCAGGCCTGCCCGGCCTTGAAGTCGGTATCTGGCATGGCATTTACGCGCCGAAGGGTACACCGAAAGATGTCACGGAGAAGCTGTCGGCATCGCTTCAAAAGGCGCTGAAGGACCCGAACATTATCGCCCGCTTTGCCGAGCTTGGTACTGTGCCCGTCAGCGATGCGGAAGCAACACCTGCCGGTCTCAAGAGCAAGCTAGAAAGCGAAGTCACACGCTGGAAGCCTGTGATCGAAGCAGCCGGACAGTACGCCGATTAA
- the ade gene encoding adenine deaminase, translating to MSRQAPTGNKPQAWTESAPLLVDVAMGRSHADLVVRNGRLVSVYSGEIIAGIDIAVVAGRFAFVGHGAEHCIGPKTKVIDAGGRYLVPGLCDAHMHVESGMVTVTEFTRAVIPHGTTSMFIDPHEIANVLGLEGVRLMHDEALAMPINVHVQMPSCVPSAPGLENAGAAISPDDVAEAMTWPNIVGLGEVMNFPGVANNDPTMRGGIDATVKAGKTVGGHFASPELGRAFHGYVAGGPEDDHEGTRMEDAIARVRQGMRAMLRLGSAWYDVASQIKAVTEQGIDPRNFILCTDDSHSGTLVNDGHMDRVVRHAIAQGLKPVTAIQMATLNTAQHFRMEREIGSITPGRLADFLIVSDLANLTIDRVYGRGVLLAEKGKLAAEIPVYNYPAFAKNTIKLGKKLNAKDFDIKAPRPTKHVTARVIGVIENQAPTKALEAELPVSDGIVQMDRRNDVCQIALVERHRGTGAVVNGFVSGFGYTLDCAMASTVAHDSHHMIVVGTNKDDMAKAANRLGEVGGGVVLFSKGRELALVEMPIAGLMSDQRAEVVAAKADKLVNAMRAMGCSLNNAYMQHSLLALVVIPELRISDVGIIDVRTFEKVDLFL from the coding sequence ATGAGCAGACAAGCCCCAACCGGTAACAAACCGCAAGCATGGACAGAATCAGCCCCCTTGCTGGTGGATGTCGCCATGGGCCGCAGTCATGCCGATCTTGTCGTGCGCAATGGCCGTCTTGTCAGTGTTTATTCGGGTGAAATCATCGCAGGTATCGATATTGCCGTTGTTGCCGGACGATTTGCCTTTGTCGGCCATGGTGCGGAACATTGCATCGGGCCGAAGACCAAGGTTATCGATGCGGGCGGGCGTTACCTCGTGCCGGGTCTTTGCGATGCCCATATGCATGTCGAAAGCGGCATGGTGACCGTCACCGAATTTACGCGCGCCGTCATTCCACATGGCACGACTTCGATGTTCATTGATCCGCATGAAATCGCCAATGTGCTCGGTTTGGAAGGCGTCCGTCTGATGCATGATGAAGCGCTCGCCATGCCCATTAATGTGCATGTGCAGATGCCAAGTTGTGTGCCTTCAGCTCCCGGTCTTGAGAATGCGGGTGCTGCCATCAGCCCTGATGATGTCGCTGAGGCAATGACCTGGCCTAATATTGTCGGGCTGGGCGAGGTGATGAATTTCCCCGGTGTCGCCAATAATGATCCAACCATGCGTGGTGGTATCGATGCGACGGTTAAGGCGGGCAAGACCGTCGGCGGACATTTTGCTTCACCGGAACTCGGACGCGCTTTCCATGGCTATGTGGCAGGTGGTCCGGAGGATGACCATGAAGGCACGCGCATGGAGGATGCGATTGCCCGGGTGCGTCAGGGCATGCGCGCCATGCTGCGTCTGGGCTCGGCGTGGTATGATGTGGCCAGTCAGATCAAGGCGGTGACGGAGCAGGGCATTGATCCGCGCAATTTTATCCTGTGTACCGATGACAGCCACTCCGGCACGCTTGTTAATGATGGCCATATGGACCGGGTGGTCCGCCATGCAATTGCGCAAGGCCTGAAGCCTGTCACAGCGATCCAGATGGCAACGCTCAACACCGCTCAGCATTTTCGCATGGAGCGGGAGATCGGCTCGATCACGCCCGGTCGTCTCGCCGATTTTCTGATTGTGTCGGACCTTGCCAATCTCACCATCGACCGGGTCTATGGTCGCGGCGTGCTTCTGGCGGAAAAGGGCAAGCTTGCAGCGGAGATTCCCGTTTATAACTATCCGGCTTTTGCCAAGAACACGATCAAACTTGGCAAGAAGCTCAATGCCAAGGATTTCGATATCAAGGCGCCGAGACCCACCAAGCACGTTACGGCACGGGTGATCGGCGTTATCGAAAATCAGGCACCGACCAAGGCGCTTGAGGCAGAGCTACCGGTTTCCGATGGCATCGTGCAGATGGATCGGCGCAACGATGTCTGCCAGATCGCGCTGGTGGAGCGGCATCGCGGCACTGGTGCCGTGGTCAATGGGTTTGTCTCAGGCTTTGGTTACACGCTTGACTGTGCCATGGCGTCGACCGTCGCCCATGATAGCCACCATATGATCGTTGTCGGCACCAACAAGGATGACATGGCCAAAGCCGCCAATCGTCTGGGTGAAGTCGGCGGCGGTGTGGTGCTGTTCTCAAAAGGGCGGGAACTGGCGCTGGTGGAAATGCCGATTGCTGGTCTCATGTCCGATCAGCGGGCGGAAGTTGTTGCCGCCAAGGCCGATAAGCTTGTCAATGCCATGCGCGCCATGGGATGCAGTCTCAACAACGCTTATATGCAGCATTCGCTGCTGGCACTTGTGGTCATTCCTGAATTGCGTATTTCCGATGTCGGCATTATCGATGTCAGAACATTCGAGAAGGTTGACCTGTTCCTATGA
- the ilvA gene encoding threonine ammonia-lyase IlvA, whose amino-acid sequence MTAFIKAVDRATEKMRALFPETPLQLNHYLSQKYGAQIWLKREDLSPVRSYKIRGAFNFIAHYLNEHKSEDSTFVCASAGNHAQGFAFICRHFGKHGVVFMPVTTPQQKIDKTRTFGGEFIEIRLVGDIFDQCYAAAQDFAAEKGAVMVPPFDHADIITGQATVAHEIAAQLPDKRKPDLIILPVGGGGLSAGVTRYLGDLGWETRFRFVEPAGAPSLKRSLEAGKRVKLDTVDNFVDGAAVAEIGRENFKLLKEFTADSVMLIPENRLSSTIIEMLNIEGIVVEPAGALAIDALKDFKKSELKGKHIILVISGSNFDFERLPELKERSLRYEGLKKYFIFRFPQRPGALRSFLDLLGPEDDVARFEYLKKSARNFGSVLIGIETKQKANFDALFQRFDEAGWAYQDITDNETIAGLII is encoded by the coding sequence ATGACTGCATTCATCAAGGCTGTGGACCGCGCGACAGAGAAAATGCGCGCGCTGTTCCCGGAAACACCGCTGCAACTCAATCATTATCTCTCGCAGAAGTACGGCGCGCAGATTTGGCTGAAACGCGAGGACCTATCGCCGGTTCGTTCCTACAAGATCCGTGGCGCGTTTAATTTCATTGCCCATTATCTGAACGAGCATAAATCTGAGGATTCAACCTTCGTTTGTGCTTCCGCAGGCAATCATGCACAGGGTTTTGCCTTTATTTGCCGCCATTTTGGCAAACATGGCGTGGTTTTCATGCCTGTCACAACCCCGCAGCAAAAGATCGACAAGACGCGGACTTTTGGCGGCGAGTTCATCGAAATCCGTCTTGTCGGCGATATTTTCGACCAATGTTATGCCGCCGCACAAGATTTCGCTGCGGAAAAGGGCGCGGTCATGGTGCCGCCCTTTGACCATGCGGATATCATCACCGGGCAGGCGACCGTCGCCCATGAGATTGCGGCGCAGCTTCCTGACAAGCGCAAACCGGACCTGATCATCCTGCCCGTAGGCGGCGGCGGGCTTTCGGCGGGTGTTACCCGTTATCTTGGCGATCTTGGCTGGGAGACGCGCTTCCGTTTCGTTGAACCTGCGGGAGCACCGAGCCTCAAACGCAGCCTTGAAGCCGGGAAACGGGTCAAGCTTGATACGGTCGATAATTTTGTCGATGGCGCTGCTGTTGCCGAAATCGGCCGGGAAAACTTCAAGCTTCTCAAAGAGTTCACGGCTGATTCTGTGATGTTGATTCCGGAAAACCGACTGAGTTCAACCATCATCGAGATGCTGAACATTGAAGGTATCGTGGTGGAGCCTGCCGGTGCTCTTGCCATTGATGCGCTCAAGGATTTCAAGAAGAGCGAGCTGAAGGGCAAGCACATTATTCTCGTCATTTCAGGCAGCAATTTCGATTTCGAACGCCTGCCGGAACTGAAAGAACGCTCACTGCGCTATGAGGGGCTGAAGAAGTATTTCATTTTCCGCTTCCCGCAACGTCCGGGTGCATTGCGCTCGTTTCTGGATCTTCTCGGACCCGAGGATGATGTGGCGCGGTTTGAATATCTCAAGAAATCGGCACGCAATTTCGGCTCGGTTCTGATCGGCATCGAAACCAAGCAAAAGGCGAACTTTGATGCCCTGTTCCAGCGCTTTGATGAAGCGGGCTGGGCCTATCAGGATATCACCGACAACGAAACAATCGCTGGGCTGATTATCTAA